The Opitutales bacterium ASA1 genome window below encodes:
- a CDS encoding alpha-L-fucosidase codes for MKPPCRLLPLALLLVTTSSTPAAVDSPDPAWTEIDARPTPAWWTEARFGLFIHWGPYSVPAFAAKGEYAEWYWRALRDPRRPDHATVQAFHRETYGPDFDYPEFAAQFTAQFFDPDAWARLFVRSGARYVVLTSKHHDGFALWPSADASRTWGRPWNSVEMGPRRDLLGELASSTRAAGLKFGIYFSLYEWYHPLYLADPQRFVAEHMVPQFKDVITRYAPSVVFSDGEWEHPSATWRSPELLQWLFAESPAGHDVVVNDRWGRETRHRHGGYFTTEYGSGLPDATHPWEENRGMGHSYGYNRIEDLADYTSGREFVLMLADIASRGGNFLLNIGPTADGRIPVIMQQRLHEIGDWLAINGEAIHGTSTWTRTAQWSEGTVREPERGQYKSGYDILKLTVAPDPGQAVKEVLFTRRADDLYAICPVLPPDELRLRDVRVPASTTVTLLGRPDPVAWRADGADVVLSLPTLDLAREGGRAAYVFKLAGALRASE; via the coding sequence ATGAAACCTCCCTGCCGCCTGCTGCCCCTCGCCCTCCTGCTCGTGACCACCTCCTCCACCCCGGCCGCCGTCGACTCGCCCGATCCCGCGTGGACCGAGATCGACGCCCGCCCGACGCCGGCTTGGTGGACGGAGGCGCGCTTCGGCCTCTTCATCCACTGGGGGCCGTACTCCGTGCCGGCGTTCGCCGCCAAGGGCGAATACGCCGAGTGGTACTGGCGGGCACTTCGTGATCCGCGCCGACCGGATCACGCGACCGTGCAGGCCTTTCACCGCGAGACCTACGGCCCCGACTTCGACTACCCCGAGTTTGCGGCGCAATTCACCGCGCAATTCTTCGACCCGGACGCGTGGGCGCGTCTGTTCGTCCGTTCCGGCGCGCGTTACGTGGTGTTGACCTCGAAACACCACGACGGCTTCGCCCTCTGGCCGAGCGCCGACGCTTCGCGCACGTGGGGCCGGCCTTGGAACTCCGTCGAGATGGGCCCGCGTCGCGACTTGCTCGGCGAACTCGCCTCCTCGACTCGCGCCGCCGGCCTGAAGTTCGGCATCTATTTCTCGCTCTACGAGTGGTACCACCCGCTCTACCTCGCGGACCCGCAGCGCTTCGTCGCCGAGCACATGGTCCCGCAGTTCAAGGACGTGATCACGCGTTACGCGCCGTCGGTCGTGTTCTCCGACGGCGAATGGGAACACCCCTCCGCCACCTGGCGCTCGCCGGAGTTGCTCCAGTGGCTCTTCGCGGAATCGCCCGCCGGGCACGACGTGGTCGTCAACGACCGTTGGGGTCGCGAGACGCGCCACCGTCACGGCGGCTACTTCACGACCGAATACGGCTCCGGCCTACCCGACGCCACCCATCCGTGGGAAGAGAATCGCGGCATGGGCCACTCCTACGGCTACAACCGCATCGAGGATCTCGCCGACTACACGAGCGGCCGCGAGTTCGTCCTCATGCTCGCCGACATCGCGAGCCGCGGAGGCAATTTCCTCCTCAACATCGGACCCACCGCCGACGGTCGCATCCCGGTGATCATGCAACAGCGGTTGCACGAGATCGGCGACTGGCTCGCGATCAACGGCGAGGCGATCCACGGCACGTCGACCTGGACCCGTACCGCCCAATGGAGCGAAGGCACCGTGCGCGAACCGGAACGCGGGCAATACAAGTCCGGCTACGACATCCTGAAACTCACCGTCGCACCCGATCCCGGCCAAGCGGTGAAGGAAGTGTTGTTCACCCGCCGCGCCGACGACCTCTACGCGATCTGTCCTGTGCTTCCGCCGGACGAGCTGCGCCTGCGCGACGTCCGCGTGCCCGCGTCCACGACGGTGACGCTTCTCGGTCGTCCCGATCCCGTCGCCTGGCGTGCGGACGGAGCCGACGTGGTGTTGTCCCTTCCGACGCTCGATCTCGCCCGCGAAGGCGGACGCGCCGCCTACGTGTTCAAACTCGCCGGCGCCCTCCGCGCCTCCGAGTAG